The following proteins come from a genomic window of Streptomyces sp. Sge12:
- a CDS encoding HPr family phosphocarrier protein — translation MAERRVNVGWAEGLHARPASIFVRATTASGVPVTIAKSGGDPVNAASMLAVLGLGAQGGEEIVLASEAEGADAALDRLAKLVAEGLEELPETV, via the coding sequence ATGGCAGAGCGCCGCGTCAACGTCGGTTGGGCCGAGGGCCTGCACGCTCGTCCCGCCTCGATCTTCGTCCGTGCGACGACCGCTTCCGGCGTCCCGGTGACCATCGCGAAGTCCGGCGGCGACCCGGTCAACGCCGCCTCCATGCTGGCGGTTCTGGGCCTGGGCGCCCAGGGCGGCGAGGAGATCGTCCTCGCCTCCGAGGCCGAGGGTGCGGACGCCGCGCTCGACCGCCTCGCGAAGCTGGTCGCCGAGGGTCTCGAGGAGCTCCCCGAGACCGTCTGA
- a CDS encoding DUF5998 family protein gives MAKSGTTTQGLRTAIERSGYYPALVAEAVEAAVGGEPISSYLVHQETTFDSNEVRRHVTVLVLTGNRFIVSHTDEQAADAGSPSPYATTSTESVKLSSISSVVLSRVVANPESYTPGTLPREVVLTIGWGAVSRIDLEPAACGDPNCDSDHGYTGNSTADDLSLRVSEAGDGPEAVRQTLVFAQALSEATAATSTSTPAR, from the coding sequence ATGGCGAAATCCGGTACGACGACCCAGGGGCTGCGCACGGCGATCGAGCGCAGCGGCTACTACCCGGCCCTCGTGGCCGAGGCCGTGGAGGCCGCGGTGGGCGGCGAGCCGATTTCGTCGTACCTGGTCCACCAGGAGACGACCTTCGACTCCAACGAGGTGCGCCGACACGTCACCGTGCTGGTCCTGACCGGCAACCGCTTCATCGTCAGCCACACCGACGAGCAGGCCGCCGACGCAGGGTCCCCCTCCCCGTACGCGACCACCTCCACCGAGTCGGTCAAGCTGTCCAGCATCTCCTCCGTGGTGCTCAGCCGCGTCGTCGCCAACCCGGAGTCCTACACCCCCGGCACCCTGCCCCGCGAGGTCGTCCTGACCATCGGCTGGGGCGCGGTCTCGCGGATCGACCTGGAGCCGGCCGCCTGCGGCGACCCGAACTGCGACTCCGACCACGGCTACACCGGCAACTCCACCGCCGACGACCTCAGCCTGCGCGTCAGCGAGGCCGGCGACGGCCCGGAGGCGGTGCGCCAGACCCTGGTCTTCGCACAGGCACTCTCCGAAGCCACAGCGGCGACGTCCACCTCCACCCCCGCCCGCTGA
- a CDS encoding alkaline phosphatase family protein: MAYSAAQEWPEPELLDLAGAPVPEYGSGSLADLLPTLVAGQGVPGFTAAIPELTPADRNCVFLVDGMGWEQIKAHPDEAPYLTSLLGSSRGGTGRPITAGFPATTATSLASVGTGLPPARHGLPGYAVRNPATGELMNQLRWHPWTPPKPWQPYPTVFQQADKAGVATAQVSSPAFQTTPLTKIALSGGTFLGRMTGEERMDLAAERLAAGDRSLVYTYYSELDGAGHRHGVDSDAWRGQLMYVDRLVQRLAEQLPPRTALYVTADHGMVDVPFDEDSRIDFDEDWELGAGVALLGGEGRARHVYAVPGAQADVLTVWREVLGDRFWVASRDEALELGWFGTPGECDERVLGRIGDVVAAAQADAAITASRNEPNESALAGMHGSMTAAEQLVPLLEIRT; encoded by the coding sequence ATGGCGTACTCCGCGGCGCAGGAGTGGCCCGAGCCGGAGCTCCTGGACCTGGCCGGCGCCCCCGTCCCGGAGTACGGCAGCGGGTCGCTCGCCGATCTGCTGCCCACGCTCGTGGCGGGCCAGGGCGTACCCGGCTTCACCGCCGCGATCCCCGAGCTGACCCCGGCCGACCGGAACTGCGTGTTCCTTGTCGACGGCATGGGCTGGGAGCAGATCAAGGCCCACCCGGACGAGGCCCCGTACCTCACCTCCCTGCTCGGCAGCTCGCGCGGCGGCACCGGCCGCCCGATCACCGCGGGCTTCCCGGCGACCACCGCCACCTCGCTGGCCTCCGTGGGCACCGGCCTGCCGCCGGCCCGCCACGGCCTGCCCGGCTACGCCGTCCGCAACCCGGCCACCGGCGAACTGATGAACCAGCTCCGCTGGCACCCGTGGACCCCGCCGAAGCCCTGGCAGCCGTACCCGACCGTCTTCCAGCAGGCGGACAAGGCCGGGGTGGCGACCGCCCAGGTCTCCTCGCCCGCCTTCCAGACCACCCCGCTCACCAAGATCGCGCTGAGCGGCGGCACCTTCCTCGGCCGGATGACCGGCGAGGAGCGGATGGACCTGGCGGCTGAGCGCCTCGCGGCCGGTGACCGCTCGCTCGTCTACACCTATTACAGCGAGCTCGACGGGGCCGGTCACCGCCACGGCGTGGACTCCGATGCCTGGCGCGGCCAGCTGATGTACGTGGACCGGCTCGTCCAGCGGCTCGCCGAGCAGCTGCCGCCGCGCACCGCCCTGTACGTGACCGCGGACCACGGCATGGTCGACGTCCCCTTCGACGAGGACTCCCGGATCGACTTCGACGAGGACTGGGAGCTCGGCGCGGGCGTGGCCCTGCTGGGCGGCGAGGGCCGGGCCCGGCACGTGTACGCCGTGCCGGGTGCGCAGGCCGACGTGCTGACCGTGTGGCGCGAGGTGCTCGGCGACCGGTTCTGGGTCGCGAGCCGCGATGAGGCCCTGGAGCTGGGCTGGTTCGGCACGCCGGGGGAGTGCGACGAGCGGGTGCTCGGCCGCATCGGCGACGTGGTCGCGGCCGCCCAGGCCGATGCCGCGATCACCGCCTCGCGCAACGAGCCGAACGAGTCCGCCCTCGCCGGAATGCACGGATCCATGACTGCGGCGGAGCAGCTCGTCCCGCTGCTCGAGATCCGCACCTGA
- a CDS encoding bifunctional acetate--CoA ligase family protein/GNAT family N-acetyltransferase: protein MTIESDPSYPAHWEADVVLRDGGTARIRPITTEDAGRLVSFYEQVSDESKYYRFFAPYPRLSDRDVHRFTHHDYVDRVGLAATIGGEFIGTVRYDRIGPDGRPASGPADEAEVAFLVQDAHQGRGVASTLLEHIGAVARERGIRRFAAEVLPANNKMIKVFTDAGYQQKRSFEDGSVHLTLDLEPTAESLAVQRAREQRAEAHSVQRLLAPGSVAVVGVSRSGAGVGAAALRNLRDSGFRGHLYAVNEAVTRDLLDGVRAYPAIGAIGAPVDLAVIAVPAERVPEAVAACGEHGVQGLVVLSAGYGESGPAGLARQRELVRQVRSYGMRLIGPNAYGVINTAPDVELNASLTPAPMPTRGRIGLFTQSGAIGIALLSGLLRRGEGLSSFVSAGNRADVSGNDILQYWYDDEATDVALLYLETLGNPRKFTRLARRTAAVKPVVVAKGGRHSPAGHVVPGTRLPEATVSALLRQAGVIRVDTVTELVDVGLLLAAQPLPAGPRIAILGNSESLGILTYDACLTQGLRPLPPLDLTTAASPADFRTALTDALRSEDCDAVVVTAIPWVSEDAPTDDLAGALRDAVAEHPGKPVAVVHVELEELVEALSAVRGLPHPAPSPAGGPAPDPQSRAGVPTAAGASIPSYPAAERAVKAVAEAVRYGQWRRALADDDGRVPEYEDIDETGAAAQLAALLADVDAGAALTLTDWHARELLARYGIRALPTLPAPSADAAARAAAVLGYPVALKTTAPHLRHRADLGGVRLDLTNEAELRRSYEELTDALGKPAELLPVVQAMVPRGVDTVVRSVIDPAAGAVLSFGLAGVASELLGDTAHRLVPATDRDAAGLIRSIRTAPLLFGWRGSDPVDTPALEDLLLRLSRLVDDHPEVIDVRLEPVVVAAEGVSVLSATVRVAHAPARGDLGPRTLPSY, encoded by the coding sequence ATGACCATCGAGTCGGACCCCTCGTACCCGGCCCACTGGGAAGCCGACGTCGTCCTGCGCGACGGCGGTACCGCCCGGATCAGGCCCATCACCACCGAGGACGCGGGCCGGCTCGTCAGCTTCTACGAACAGGTCTCGGACGAGTCGAAGTACTACCGCTTCTTCGCGCCCTACCCCCGGCTCTCCGACCGCGACGTGCACCGCTTCACGCACCACGACTACGTGGACCGGGTCGGGCTCGCCGCGACCATCGGCGGGGAGTTCATCGGGACCGTCCGCTACGACCGCATCGGCCCCGACGGCCGGCCCGCCTCCGGGCCCGCCGACGAGGCGGAGGTCGCCTTCCTCGTCCAGGACGCCCACCAGGGCCGCGGGGTCGCCTCCACCCTCCTCGAACACATCGGCGCGGTGGCCCGCGAGCGCGGCATCCGGCGGTTCGCCGCCGAGGTGCTGCCCGCCAACAACAAGATGATCAAGGTGTTCACGGACGCCGGGTACCAGCAGAAGCGCAGCTTCGAGGACGGCTCCGTCCACCTCACCCTCGACCTCGAGCCCACCGCCGAGTCCCTCGCCGTGCAGCGCGCCCGCGAACAGCGCGCCGAGGCCCACTCCGTGCAGCGGCTGCTGGCCCCCGGCTCGGTGGCCGTCGTCGGGGTCAGCCGGTCCGGCGCCGGTGTGGGCGCGGCCGCGCTGCGCAACCTCCGCGACAGCGGCTTCCGCGGCCACCTCTACGCCGTCAACGAGGCCGTCACCCGCGACCTCCTCGACGGCGTCCGGGCCTACCCCGCGATCGGGGCCATCGGCGCCCCGGTCGACCTCGCGGTGATCGCGGTCCCGGCCGAACGGGTCCCCGAAGCGGTGGCCGCCTGCGGCGAGCACGGGGTCCAGGGACTGGTCGTCCTGTCCGCCGGCTACGGGGAGAGCGGCCCGGCCGGCCTCGCCCGCCAGCGCGAACTGGTGCGGCAGGTGCGCTCGTACGGGATGCGGCTGATCGGCCCGAACGCCTACGGGGTGATCAACACCGCCCCGGACGTCGAACTCAACGCCTCCCTCACCCCGGCGCCGATGCCCACGCGCGGCCGGATCGGCCTGTTCACCCAGTCCGGGGCGATCGGGATCGCCCTGCTCTCCGGGCTGCTCCGGCGCGGCGAGGGGCTGTCCTCCTTCGTCTCCGCGGGGAACCGGGCCGACGTCTCCGGCAACGACATCCTCCAGTACTGGTACGACGACGAGGCGACCGATGTCGCCCTGCTCTACCTCGAAACCCTCGGCAACCCAAGGAAGTTCACCCGCCTCGCCCGCCGGACGGCGGCCGTCAAGCCGGTGGTCGTGGCCAAGGGCGGCCGCCACAGCCCCGCCGGGCACGTCGTCCCCGGCACCAGGCTCCCGGAGGCCACCGTCTCCGCGCTGCTGCGCCAGGCCGGCGTCATCCGCGTCGACACGGTCACCGAGTTGGTGGACGTCGGCCTCCTGCTGGCCGCGCAGCCGCTGCCGGCCGGGCCCCGGATCGCCATCCTCGGCAACTCCGAGTCCCTCGGGATCCTCACCTACGACGCCTGCCTCACCCAGGGCCTGCGGCCGCTGCCGCCCCTGGACCTGACGACGGCCGCCTCACCGGCGGACTTCCGCACCGCCCTGACCGACGCGCTCCGCTCCGAGGACTGCGACGCGGTCGTGGTCACGGCCATCCCCTGGGTCAGCGAGGACGCCCCCACGGACGACCTGGCCGGTGCGCTCCGCGACGCCGTGGCCGAGCACCCCGGCAAGCCGGTGGCGGTGGTCCACGTCGAACTGGAGGAGCTCGTCGAGGCCCTGTCCGCGGTACGGGGCCTGCCGCACCCCGCCCCCTCCCCGGCCGGCGGCCCCGCCCCGGACCCGCAGTCCCGGGCGGGCGTGCCCACCGCTGCCGGGGCCTCCATCCCCAGCTACCCCGCCGCCGAGCGGGCGGTCAAAGCCGTCGCCGAAGCGGTCCGGTACGGCCAGTGGCGCCGGGCCCTCGCCGACGACGACGGGCGGGTCCCCGAGTACGAGGACATCGACGAGACCGGAGCCGCGGCCCAGCTGGCCGCCCTGCTCGCGGACGTCGACGCCGGGGCCGCACTCACCCTGACCGACTGGCACGCCCGCGAGCTGCTCGCGCGGTACGGGATCCGGGCCCTGCCCACCCTGCCCGCGCCGAGCGCCGACGCGGCGGCCCGGGCCGCCGCGGTGCTCGGCTACCCGGTGGCGCTCAAGACCACCGCCCCGCACCTGCGCCACCGCGCGGACCTGGGCGGCGTACGGCTCGACCTCACCAACGAGGCCGAACTGCGGCGTTCGTACGAGGAGCTCACCGACGCGCTGGGCAAGCCGGCCGAGCTCCTGCCCGTGGTGCAGGCCATGGTGCCGCGCGGGGTCGACACCGTCGTGCGGTCCGTCATCGACCCCGCCGCGGGCGCCGTCCTCTCCTTCGGGCTCGCCGGGGTCGCCTCCGAGCTGCTCGGCGACACCGCGCACCGGCTGGTCCCGGCCACCGACCGGGACGCCGCCGGGCTGATCCGGTCCATCCGGACCGCGCCCCTCCTCTTCGGCTGGCGCGGCAGCGACCCGGTGGACACGCCCGCCCTGGAGGACCTGCTCCTGCGCCTGTCCCGCCTGGTGGACGACCACCCCGAGGTGATCGACGTCCGTCTGGAGCCCGTCGTGGTCGCCGCCGAGGGGGTGTCCGTGCTCAGCGCCACCGTCCGCGTCGCCCACGCGCCCGCCCGCGGAGACCTCGGCCCGCGGACCCTCCCCAGTTACTGA
- a CDS encoding GntR family transcriptional regulator: MRIPAHAVCTAIRDDIVSGAFEPGARLTEEVLARRYGVSRVPVREALRTLESEGFVTTRRHAGACVAEPTEQEAADLLELRMLLEPLAAARAARRRTDAHLKVLRGLVRLGQERARRGQGEDLRSLGGWFHETLAQSSGSPGLIALLTQMRHKVAWMYVVEAPARPVESWAEHGAIVDAVARGDAERARALTVLHAERAAGAHRLRVRAAVRTSQPAVNMSSGRH; encoded by the coding sequence TTGCGTATTCCTGCGCACGCGGTATGCACAGCAATCCGCGACGACATCGTCTCCGGGGCGTTCGAGCCGGGCGCGCGGCTGACCGAGGAGGTGCTGGCCCGCCGGTACGGGGTCTCGCGCGTCCCGGTCCGCGAGGCCCTGCGGACCCTGGAGTCCGAAGGCTTCGTGACCACGCGGCGCCATGCGGGGGCCTGCGTGGCCGAGCCGACCGAGCAGGAGGCCGCGGACCTGCTGGAGCTGCGGATGCTGCTGGAGCCCCTGGCGGCCGCCAGAGCGGCCCGGCGGCGCACCGACGCACACCTCAAGGTGCTGCGGGGGCTGGTCAGGCTGGGGCAGGAGCGGGCCAGGCGGGGCCAGGGGGAGGACCTGCGCTCCCTGGGCGGCTGGTTCCACGAGACGCTCGCGCAGTCCTCCGGCAGCCCCGGGCTGATCGCGCTGCTCACGCAGATGCGGCACAAGGTCGCCTGGATGTACGTGGTGGAGGCGCCGGCCCGGCCGGTGGAGTCCTGGGCGGAGCACGGCGCGATCGTGGACGCGGTGGCGCGCGGGGACGCCGAGCGGGCGCGGGCGCTGACCGTGCTCCACGCCGAACGGGCGGCGGGGGCGCACCGGCTGCGGGTGCGCGCGGCGGTGAGGACTTCGCAACCTGCCGTAAACATGTCGAGCGGCCGGCATTAA